A single window of Falco rusticolus isolate bFalRus1 chromosome 6, bFalRus1.pri, whole genome shotgun sequence DNA harbors:
- the PLG gene encoding plasminogen isoform X2, giving the protein MGISRAAFLFLFLLSSVQGDILDSYVRTEGAWLLNPKKEVYRTNSKEECAERCEAESKFTCRAFLFTSKDQQCLTLAENTKTAVIFRRTNAVLYEKRIYLLECKEGKGVNYRGTEAKTQKGVPCQKWVDTVPHKPNYTPEKYPNAGLEENYCRNPDGDERGPWCYTTDPATRFDYCNIPECEECMHCSGENYHGVVATTTSGLECQRWDSQQPHSHGYLPENFPEKDLKMNYCRNPDGEPRPWCFTTSLTKRWEYCDIPRCTTPPPAPAPGRQCLSGRGEDYQGTISVTESGNTCQHWSSQSPHRHARTPENYPCKNLEENYCRNPDGEKMPWCYTTNKTARWEYCTIPSCDGSKPEAPAVDVPEQAQISEDCYQGNGVTYRGTASFTLTGKKCQAWSSMSPHRHNKTADQYPNADLRQNYCRNPDADSRPWCYTTDPSVRWEYCNLKRCDSRVPVTLPKPPQTTLEPNPDCINGNGKDYRGTVAKTARGRTCQAWSSQKPHSHDYFTPMTHPEAGLDKNYCRNPDGDVNGPWCYTTDPRKAWEYCDIPKCPPAQYECGKSKFRPKLCAQRIVAGCISHPHSWPWQISLRTSYGLHFCGGTLIDPQWVLTAAHCLEKSSRPSAYKVYLGLHRERASEASVQKRDVEKLFKEPHRADIALLKLRSPAIINNHVIPICLPKENAVLGGREECYVTGWGDTKGTGGDGLLKETGFPVIENKICNRPEFLNGRVKKHELCAGNIHGGTDSCQGDSGGPLVCLDQDRFVQHGVTSWGLGCAQPMKPGVYVRVSNYIPWIESIMENN; this is encoded by the exons ATGGGGATTagcagagctgcctttctctttcttttcttgctcaGCTCAG tgCAAGGAGACATACTAGACAGCTATGTGAGAACAGAGGGAGCTTGGCTACTCAACCCAAAGAAAGAAGTTTATAGGACTAATAGTAAAGAAGAATGTGCCGAGCGATGTGAAGCCGAAAGTAAATTTACTTGCAG GGCCTTTTTATTCACGAGTAAAGACCAACAGTGTTTAACATTGGCTGAGAACACGAAAACAGCAGTGATATTCAGAAGAACAAATGCAGTACTTTATGAAAAAAGAA TTTATCTTCTAGAATgcaaggagggaaaaggagTCAATTACAGAGGAACAGAAGCCAAAACTCAGAAAGGTGTGCCATGCCAGAAGTGGGTTGATACTGTCCCACATAAACCAAA TTACACACCTGAAAAATATCCCAATGCGGGACTGGAGGAGAACTACTGCAGAAATCCTGATGGGGATGAACGTGGACCCTGGTGTTACACAACAGATCCTGCTACCAGATTTGATTACTGTAACATCCCAGAGTGTGAAG AGTGTATGCACTGCAGTGGAGAAAACTACCACGGAGTAGTTGCAACAACAACATCTGGGCTTGAGTGCCAGCGCTGGGACTCCCAGCAACCTCACTCTCATGGATACCTCCCAGAAAA ttttCCAGAGAAGGATCTGAAGATGAATTATTGCCGTAATCCTGATGGTGAACCTCGGCCGTGGTGTTTCACTACCAGTCTGACTAAACGCTGGGAATACTGTGACATTCCTCGTTGCA CAACacccccaccagctcctgcaccGGGGCGTCAGTGTCTGTCAGGAAGAGGAGAAGACTATCAAGGCACAATATCTGTTACTGAATCAGGAAACACCTGTCAGCACTGGAGTTCCCAATCTCCTCACAGACATGCTCGCACTCCTGAAAACTATCCTTGCAA gaaCCTAGAGGAAAACTACTGTAGAAATCCTGATGGTGAGAAGATGCCATGGTGTTACACCACCAACAAAACCGCTCGGTGGGAATACTGCACCATCCCCTCCTGTGATGGGTCAAAGCCAGAGGCCCCTG CTGTTGATGTGCCTGAGCAGGCTCAAATTTCTGAGGACTGCTATCAAGGCAATGGCGTGACTTACCGTGGCACAGCTTCTTTCACTCTCACGGGGAAGAAATGTCAAGCCTGGAGCTCGATGTCACCACACCGACACAATAAAACAGCAGACCAGTACCCAAATGC GGACCTGAGGCAGAATTATTGCAGAAACCCAGACGCTGATAGCCGTCCATGGTGCTACACCACCGACCCCAGTGTGAGATGGGAGTATTGCAACCTGAAGAGGTGTGATAGTCGGGTACCAGTGACTTTACCAAAACCTCCTCAAACAACACTGGAACCAAATCCTG ACTGCATTAACGGTAATGGTAAAGACTACCGTGGCACAGTAGCAAAAACTGCAAGAGGCAGAACTTGTCAAGCGTGGAGTTCTCAGAAACCTCATAGTCATGACTATTTCACTCCCATGACTCATCCAGAAGCAGGCTTGGATAAAAAT TACTGCAGGAATCCTGATGGAGATGTGAATGGACCTTGGTGCTACACAACAGACCCAAGAAAAGCCTGGGAGTACTGTGACATTCCCAAGTGCC CTCCTGCTCAGTATGAGTGTGGAAAATCCAAGTTTAGACCAAAGCTGTGTGCTCAAAGGATTGTTGCTGGATGTATTTCACATCCACACTCCTGGCCCTGGCAAATCAGTCTCCGAACAAG TTACGGCCTACATTTCTGTGGAGGAACTCTGATAGACCCTCAGTGGGTTCTTACTGCTGCTCACTGCTTAGAAAA GTCCTCACGGCCATCTGCATACAAAGTGTACCTTGGATTACACAGAGAAAGAGCATCAGAGGCATCAGTGCAAAAACGAGATGTTGAGAAACTGTTCAAGGAGCCACACAGGGCAGACATTGCTCTGCTAAAACTGAGAAG ccCAGCAATCATTAACAATCATGTAATCCCCATCTGTttgccaaaagaaaatgctgtgttaggaggaagagaggagtgCTATGTGACCGGCTGGGGGGACACAAAAG GAACCGGTGGTGATGGCCTCTTAAAGGAAACTGGCTTCCCCGTAATCGAGAATAAAATATGCAACCGCCCTGAATTTTTGAACGGTAGAGTCAAAAAACatgagctctgtgctgggaaTATTCATGGTGGCACAGATAGCTGCCAG GGGGACAGTGGAGGACCTCTAGTCTGTCTGGACCAAGATAGATTTGTCCAACATGGAGTCACCTCTTGGGGCCTTGGCTGTGCCCAACCCATGAAACCTGGTGTTTACGTTCGAGTTTCTAATTATATTCCTTGGATTGAGAGTATAATGGAAAACAACTGA
- the PLG gene encoding plasminogen isoform X1, with the protein MGISRAAFLFLFLLSSVQGDILDSYVRTEGAWLLNPKKEVYRTNSKEECAERCEAESKFTCRAFLFTSKDQQCLTLAENTKTAVIFRRTNAVLYEKRIYLLECKEGKGVNYRGTEAKTQKGVPCQKWVDTVPHKPNYTPEKYPNAGLEENYCRNPDGDERGPWCYTTDPATRFDYCNIPECEVECMHCSGENYHGVVATTTSGLECQRWDSQQPHSHGYLPENFPEKDLKMNYCRNPDGEPRPWCFTTSLTKRWEYCDIPRCTTPPPAPAPGRQCLSGRGEDYQGTISVTESGNTCQHWSSQSPHRHARTPENYPCKNLEENYCRNPDGEKMPWCYTTNKTARWEYCTIPSCDGSKPEAPAVDVPEQAQISEDCYQGNGVTYRGTASFTLTGKKCQAWSSMSPHRHNKTADQYPNADLRQNYCRNPDADSRPWCYTTDPSVRWEYCNLKRCDSRVPVTLPKPPQTTLEPNPDCINGNGKDYRGTVAKTARGRTCQAWSSQKPHSHDYFTPMTHPEAGLDKNYCRNPDGDVNGPWCYTTDPRKAWEYCDIPKCPPAQYECGKSKFRPKLCAQRIVAGCISHPHSWPWQISLRTSYGLHFCGGTLIDPQWVLTAAHCLEKSSRPSAYKVYLGLHRERASEASVQKRDVEKLFKEPHRADIALLKLRSPAIINNHVIPICLPKENAVLGGREECYVTGWGDTKGTGGDGLLKETGFPVIENKICNRPEFLNGRVKKHELCAGNIHGGTDSCQGDSGGPLVCLDQDRFVQHGVTSWGLGCAQPMKPGVYVRVSNYIPWIESIMENN; encoded by the exons ATGGGGATTagcagagctgcctttctctttcttttcttgctcaGCTCAG tgCAAGGAGACATACTAGACAGCTATGTGAGAACAGAGGGAGCTTGGCTACTCAACCCAAAGAAAGAAGTTTATAGGACTAATAGTAAAGAAGAATGTGCCGAGCGATGTGAAGCCGAAAGTAAATTTACTTGCAG GGCCTTTTTATTCACGAGTAAAGACCAACAGTGTTTAACATTGGCTGAGAACACGAAAACAGCAGTGATATTCAGAAGAACAAATGCAGTACTTTATGAAAAAAGAA TTTATCTTCTAGAATgcaaggagggaaaaggagTCAATTACAGAGGAACAGAAGCCAAAACTCAGAAAGGTGTGCCATGCCAGAAGTGGGTTGATACTGTCCCACATAAACCAAA TTACACACCTGAAAAATATCCCAATGCGGGACTGGAGGAGAACTACTGCAGAAATCCTGATGGGGATGAACGTGGACCCTGGTGTTACACAACAGATCCTGCTACCAGATTTGATTACTGTAACATCCCAGAGTGTGAAG TAGAGTGTATGCACTGCAGTGGAGAAAACTACCACGGAGTAGTTGCAACAACAACATCTGGGCTTGAGTGCCAGCGCTGGGACTCCCAGCAACCTCACTCTCATGGATACCTCCCAGAAAA ttttCCAGAGAAGGATCTGAAGATGAATTATTGCCGTAATCCTGATGGTGAACCTCGGCCGTGGTGTTTCACTACCAGTCTGACTAAACGCTGGGAATACTGTGACATTCCTCGTTGCA CAACacccccaccagctcctgcaccGGGGCGTCAGTGTCTGTCAGGAAGAGGAGAAGACTATCAAGGCACAATATCTGTTACTGAATCAGGAAACACCTGTCAGCACTGGAGTTCCCAATCTCCTCACAGACATGCTCGCACTCCTGAAAACTATCCTTGCAA gaaCCTAGAGGAAAACTACTGTAGAAATCCTGATGGTGAGAAGATGCCATGGTGTTACACCACCAACAAAACCGCTCGGTGGGAATACTGCACCATCCCCTCCTGTGATGGGTCAAAGCCAGAGGCCCCTG CTGTTGATGTGCCTGAGCAGGCTCAAATTTCTGAGGACTGCTATCAAGGCAATGGCGTGACTTACCGTGGCACAGCTTCTTTCACTCTCACGGGGAAGAAATGTCAAGCCTGGAGCTCGATGTCACCACACCGACACAATAAAACAGCAGACCAGTACCCAAATGC GGACCTGAGGCAGAATTATTGCAGAAACCCAGACGCTGATAGCCGTCCATGGTGCTACACCACCGACCCCAGTGTGAGATGGGAGTATTGCAACCTGAAGAGGTGTGATAGTCGGGTACCAGTGACTTTACCAAAACCTCCTCAAACAACACTGGAACCAAATCCTG ACTGCATTAACGGTAATGGTAAAGACTACCGTGGCACAGTAGCAAAAACTGCAAGAGGCAGAACTTGTCAAGCGTGGAGTTCTCAGAAACCTCATAGTCATGACTATTTCACTCCCATGACTCATCCAGAAGCAGGCTTGGATAAAAAT TACTGCAGGAATCCTGATGGAGATGTGAATGGACCTTGGTGCTACACAACAGACCCAAGAAAAGCCTGGGAGTACTGTGACATTCCCAAGTGCC CTCCTGCTCAGTATGAGTGTGGAAAATCCAAGTTTAGACCAAAGCTGTGTGCTCAAAGGATTGTTGCTGGATGTATTTCACATCCACACTCCTGGCCCTGGCAAATCAGTCTCCGAACAAG TTACGGCCTACATTTCTGTGGAGGAACTCTGATAGACCCTCAGTGGGTTCTTACTGCTGCTCACTGCTTAGAAAA GTCCTCACGGCCATCTGCATACAAAGTGTACCTTGGATTACACAGAGAAAGAGCATCAGAGGCATCAGTGCAAAAACGAGATGTTGAGAAACTGTTCAAGGAGCCACACAGGGCAGACATTGCTCTGCTAAAACTGAGAAG ccCAGCAATCATTAACAATCATGTAATCCCCATCTGTttgccaaaagaaaatgctgtgttaggaggaagagaggagtgCTATGTGACCGGCTGGGGGGACACAAAAG GAACCGGTGGTGATGGCCTCTTAAAGGAAACTGGCTTCCCCGTAATCGAGAATAAAATATGCAACCGCCCTGAATTTTTGAACGGTAGAGTCAAAAAACatgagctctgtgctgggaaTATTCATGGTGGCACAGATAGCTGCCAG GGGGACAGTGGAGGACCTCTAGTCTGTCTGGACCAAGATAGATTTGTCCAACATGGAGTCACCTCTTGGGGCCTTGGCTGTGCCCAACCCATGAAACCTGGTGTTTACGTTCGAGTTTCTAATTATATTCCTTGGATTGAGAGTATAATGGAAAACAACTGA